The Fusarium poae strain DAOMC 252244 chromosome 2, whole genome shotgun sequence nucleotide sequence GAGATCTCGGTTGCAGTAGCTTTAGTGACCTCATACGCTAGGTCGGCTCGTCCAGTAGCTGCAACCCCCATAGCGCTAGGGAATTGACAAACATAGTCTTCGTCGAAAAGACTGTTGACGCCTCCATTCTCTTGATCAAGGGCGATGAGAAGGGGCTGTAAGTGACCAGCATTCTTTGCAATGGTCTGCAACTCTTGGACTAATTCAGCGGTCTGCTGAGCAGCTTCAAACAGTCAGTGCCATAAGATACATGTGATTGATATGATAGAGACTCACACTTTAGGTTTTTAGCCGTAAGAATGATGGATCCAAGGTGGTGATCCTCGATAAGGGTCCTGATCTGGGGAGTGACTTCAGTGCCATCCCAGCCCATGATGAGGATCTGCCCAATGGCACTGCAAGACCGGACCAGTTAGCATGATGGTTGACTTGACATGAATTCAATTTAGTCAAATTCTCCGAGATTCGGAGCCGAAGGGTGGAGGAAGAGGCAGATCTGATTGTCGACGGACTGGACGGACTGGACAAGTGGGTACGTACCGGTCGAGATCCTGCCATGATGGATCAAGGTCACTATTATCTGTATGAGCCATGATGGTTGGGCGGCGACGAGGCCTTGTCACATGATATTTTGGTCTCTTCTGGTGATGGCGATGCTGATGCTCATCCCTCGATGGACCCGCGTGCTTGAGTCTGAGGTAACGATGCGATGGATTGGCATGGCTGTAGCCTTCtcgcgacgacgaggacgatgcTGACCCAGGAGGGGCCATGGAATGGAATGGCTGTTGCCGAGCGCCTAAACCTCGGCCGAGTTGATTGGTGTATATTGATTGGCTGATAAGGGGAAGTGACACTGTAGTTTACAGGTGGTAGGTGGGGTTCTCCCCAGGTCCTTCTGTCAGTGGAGGTTGGGTTGTTTCTTTATGCCTGGGTTACTGATAGACGCCCCCCATGAGTTAACGTTACATggaacaacagcaacaaagcAAACCTTTGACCGGCATCGAGTTCCACGTTGTGTCGAGTCAACAGAGACTGAACCAGGTAAGGATGAACACTGATTTTTGAGGCAAGATGGACGGATGCCATGATCTTTGTACTCCAATTCTACCCTAGTCTGTCAACATGCATAGCAACATACCCAAAGGGAACCTGACTATACCGTACCAGGTTGACCATCTCCACACAGTCTATGTTCATGGTTTCAACCATCGCACCGTTTGCCCGGGTCGAACTTGCACGGTCACTGAATCGCAATGACGATATGACGATACTACAATAGGGATTTTTGCCATGTTATCTGGAAAACGTGGCCGAGAACGGCGCCTTGATAGGGCTTTTCAGGTCTGGTGATGGAACCTGGGGATACTAGTATAATACCATTCGCCCTCAGTTTTCAGTATGAATTATTGTCCTTGGGGACTATCAAACAAAGATACATCGACAGTCGAAGACAATAAGCCTGCTTCGAGATATCTGACGCTTTTCTATAGACAGACTTCTCCTACAAACCTTCAATATGCCCATCGCAGTCTCGCCAACATTGCCCAAGAATGGCCTCACCAAATTCACCAACTGTCGATTGCTGAAAGGCAACGATCTGGTCTGGGATGACCTTTGGGTCAGCTCCGTCAATGGAAAGATCATTGACAGTCAGGCTTCCTTTTATGGTGGCCGTAATATGCCTGATAACACTATTGATCTCGGCGGTCGCATCATCGCCCCGGGTTTCATCGAGTGCCAGCTCAACGGTGCCTTTGGGTTCAACTTTTCAACTCTCCTCGATGACATGACCGAATACGGCAAAAACATTCAAAAGGTCAACCGTCTACTGGTTAGGACAGGGGTCACGTCCTACCTGCCAACCATCACAAGTCAACGGCCGGAACTATACCAAAAGGTGCGTGTTGTCTTGGTGGGGCAATCGTACATAAAGCTAATTACCAGCAGACACTTCCATACCTTGGCCCGTCCGGGGAACTGCGGATCCCCCACCACGGAGCCGAGTCTCTCGGAGCTCATTGTGAAGGCCCTTTCTTGAGCCCTACCAAGAACGGAATCCATAATGTCGATGTTCTCACCGAAGCTCATTCTATCGAGGATATCGAACAATGCTATGGTCGAGAAAACATGGTCCCTCGCCCTGATGGTTCTCTAATTCCCATCAAGATGATTACAGCAGCACCAGAACGCGGACAAATGATGAACCTGATCCCGGAGATCATATCAAGAGATATTATCTACTCCGTTGGCCACACCGAAGCAACATACGAAGAAACATCTCAGGCTGTCGGTAAGGGTGCTACAATGATTACGCACCTCTTCAATGCAATGCGCCCACTTCACCACCGAAACCCAGGAGTCTTTGGAGTCCTGGGCAAGGCCGAGAGCTTGCCTCGACCGTACTTCGGCATCATCTCTGACGGAATTCACTTGCATCCCACAACCATCAAGATCGCCTACAGTGCTCACCCGGATGGGTTCATTCTAGTCACAGATGCGATGCATCTTGTAGGTCTTCCTGATGGAGCTTATCCTTGGACAAATGGAGACAATACATCCAATATCGTCAAACGGGGTTCAAAGCTTCTCCTCAATGATTCCGACACTATTGCCGGAAGGTGAGTGCCCAGCCCATTTTTAAAAGTTTGATAGCTAATTttgaaagctcaattactCTGCTCGAGTGTGTTAACAATTTTATGAAGTGGACTGGAGCTAGCATCCCTCAGGCCCTTGGAGCGGTGACATCAACACCTGCAGCTATGCTTGGCTTACAGGGGGTCAAAGGCACGCTAGAATCGGGTGCCGATGCAGATCTGGTGATTCTATCAGACGGGTATGGAATTCGGGACGAAGTTGGAGGATCAAGCGAAGTTCTTGTGCTGGATGAAGTGTGGAAGTTTGGCGAGAGTGTATTTGCCTCTGCTGCCGAAGGCAAGTCAAAGTGAATGATGCTCGTTGGTGCTCAGTGGCGTTATTGTTGTTTCCTTTTGACAAGAATAAGAATAAGACTGCATTAAGAGGTAGATTAGGAGAGTACTTGGCGTTTAAAAGGTGTCTGAGGTGGTTAACGATAGTCAACCGCATTTTTAGCATTGGTTAAGAGCATCAATAGAACATGATTCATTTCATTTGCTATACGATATTTTATCGAGTCTGTTATTGAAGAGAGATTGTGTCTTGTTCCATCGAGATTTTGTATTGGCGATGGTACACAGCGCCATAAAAGCCTCCTTCTGTGTAGGTAGTCCCTTATTTTTAGCATAAAAGGTCTTTGAGGGGTCTAGCTCTTTCATTTTCACATGAAGCTCTCCGTCTCGGCCAATTATTGGGGCGAGTACCAATCAACGATGAGAGTCCATCGACGAGAACAGGAAAGGTCTCAGAAAAGTTGGtcactggaagcataagggatgAAATTAGTAAATCAGTCTAGGCTCTCTAAAAGCAGAGCCTCGAGCTATCTATTTTTGCACCCTCAAGTCTCGAGGTCATCTTTTCTGTTGCTTCTCAAGTCAGCCAGCCAGCCCAGTGGGTCTCTCCCCACAATGCAGACTACGCTACAGAGGTCGGGCCAACCTCCACTGTCTCCGCCTCCGCTCTCCTACGGGTCGTCcaactactaacctacttCCCTATCTTTACTTCTGCTCTCACTCTGATTGACTTCAGAGCTACCAGCTTTGTTTGCTCGTCCTTCGCTCTTCGCACTCGGCGCTGTACCGGGGAAATAGAACCGCCATCGCTGTTTTCTTGTCGTCAGCTTATTCAAATCGGTCTGCGCCGTTACACATAACTTGCGCGCGATCACGTTGTGTTGCTGTTCCATTCCCATTCCCCCCCGCCGCGCGCACTTGATCCAATGAGGCGTTGACGGTTCCTTTCAACTGAACAATGCCATGTCCACCTACAACTCAATGTCGGGGTTGCCTACTGGCGCCTCTTCCAGCGAAGCGATGGCGATGAATTTTGGATCAGCCCACTCTACGAGCATGAGCATGGACGTCTTTAATGAGGATATTACTTTTGATGAATCGCTGCTGTACGTTACTGCATCGCACTTGCGACGCGCGCGCACAACCTCAATCTTGCTTGCCCAAGGTAGTCGAAGCTGACATTGGATCTACAGCGATGGGGCTGCACTGCAGACTATGCCTTTCGGCAGTTCGTACGACTTGGATACCTTTTCCTCAACTTTTGAAGATCCCTTTTCATATTCGACTCGACAATTCGAGCCTCCGCAGATTCAAGATGCCTTGCACGAAGAATCTTCACCCCAAGAGCCCGATAACAAGCTTCTTGGCTTCTCTGCACCAGTCGCCAGCGCAACTATTCTCAACGAGAACACCCAGCTTGTTGAAGTCGGCATGACTGCTGAGCTTTATGGCATGTTCTTCGTAGCCGAAGATGTCTTTGGAGGAGAATCAACGGGAAGGCCGCTAGAATTGACCTGTTATCGTCGTAACCTATGGCAATGTTCGGGACAGATTACCCTGCCCCGGGTGATCAGGAACATTGTGAATGAACAGGGGCAGCACATCCAAATCTTTGAGCTACTCGCTTCCATCGCAGCCTTCGAGTCTATTGAAGGAAAGCCAACTGAAATTATATCCATACCTTGGAAAAATGCCAACCCTCAGGGAAGTGATGATTCAAAATCCGTTTCAGCACCACCAACCATCACGTTGGATATCACAGCAGGTCAGGAGCTTGACGCGCATCGCATCTCTCTACCTATATCTTGGAAACGCCTTCAGTTCAAACATGCGACTGCCAACAACGGTCGAAGAAAGGGTCTGCAGCAACACTATGTGGTTAAGATAAGCCTTCTAGGCAAGACCCAGACTGGCGAACTTGTCAAGATAGCCGACATACAATCCGGTCCGGTTATCGTAAGAGGCCGAAGCCCGAGGAACTTTGACAGCAGGAAAGACGTTCCTCTAACGGGCGATAAGAGGTTTGAGAGGAGAAgcacatcaacatcaaacgTTGACCATCCGACACTGAAACTGGAGCGGGAGAATTCGCAAAACTTTACTCAACGCTA carries:
- a CDS encoding hypothetical protein (MEROPS:MER0033184~BUSCO:21857at5125~CAZy:CE9), giving the protein MPIAVSPTLPKNGLTKFTNCRLLKGNDLVWDDLWVSSVNGKIIDSQASFYGGRNMPDNTIDLGGRIIAPGFIECQLNGAFGFNFSTLLDDMTEYGKNIQKVNRLLVRTGVTSYLPTITSQRPELYQKTLPYLGPSGELRIPHHGAESLGAHCEGPFLSPTKNGIHNVDVLTEAHSIEDIEQCYGRENMVPRPDGSLIPIKMITAAPERGQMMNLIPEIISRDIIYSVGHTEATYEETSQAVGKGATMITHLFNAMRPLHHRNPGVFGVLGKAESLPRPYFGIISDGIHLHPTTIKIAYSAHPDGFILVTDAMHLVGLPDGAYPWTNGDNTSNIVKRGSKLLLNDSDTIAGSSITLLECVNNFMKWTGASIPQALGAVTSTPAAMLGLQGVKGTLESGADADLVILSDGYGIRDEVGGSSEVLVLDEVWKFGESVFASAAEGKSK